A DNA window from Xiphias gladius isolate SHS-SW01 ecotype Sanya breed wild chromosome 3, ASM1685928v1, whole genome shotgun sequence contains the following coding sequences:
- the tmem205 gene encoding transmembrane protein 205: MATEGEPTDLIKVLHLLVLSFSWGMQVWVSFIAGFALVWQVTLHTFGLVQSKLFPVYFYCLLGSNFVSLAVYAVYHPRELLDWHESVQMVLYFVALIMAGLNTQWFGPAATEVMFQMREVEKEHGLGNQIGLGSQKEAYAKLKEQDPKYRAYKSTFGCYHGLSNLCNLIGIICITVNLIYTALNLSTI; encoded by the exons ATGGCAACAGAGGGGGAGCCGACAGACTTGATCAAAGTGCTACACCTCCTGgtgctctctttctcctggGGCATGCAGGTCTGGGTCTCCTTCATTGCAG GTTTTGCGTTGGTTTGGCAGGTAACTTTGCACACCTTTGGCCTGGTGCAGAGTAAACTCTTCCCTGTATATTTTTACTGCCTACTGGGTAGCAACTTTGTCAGCCTGGCTGTGTATGCTGTGTACCACCCCAGAGAGCTGCTGGACTGGCATGAAAGTGTCCAG ATGGTTCTGTACTTCGTGGCGCTGATCATGGCAGGTCTCAACACCCAGTGGTTTGGCCCAGCGGCCACAGAGGTCATGTTCCAGATgagggaggtggagaaggagcaTGGCCTGGGGAACCAGATAGGCCTGGGCAGCCAGAAAGAGGCATACGCCAAACTCAAAGAGCAGGACCCCAAGTACAGAGCCTACAAGAGCACATTCGGCTGCTACCACGGGTTGTCCAACCTCTGCAACCTGATAGGGATCATCTGCATCACGGTTAATTTGATCTACACAGCCCTGAATTTATCCACCATTTAG
- the elof1 gene encoding transcription elongation factor 1 homolog gives MGRRKSKRKPPPKKKMTGNLDTQFTCPFCNHEKSCDVKMERTRNTGIISCSVCLEEFQTPITYLSEPVDVYSDWIDACEAANQ, from the exons ATGGGGCGCAGAAAGTCAAAGAGAAAGCCACCTCCTAAGAAAAAGATGACGGGTAACTTGGACACCCAGTTCACTTGCCCATTCTGTAACCATGAGAAATCCTGCGATGTCAAAAT GGAACGAACCCGCAACACAGGAATTATATCATGTAGTGTTTGCTTGGAGGAGTTCCAGACTCCAATAACCT ATCTGTCCGAGCCAGTGGATGTTTACAGTGACTGGATCGATGCCTGTGAAGCAGCTAATCAgtag
- the cnn1b gene encoding calponin-1, giving the protein MTTHFRSGPAFGLSAEVKNKLAGKYDPQKEEELRLWIQDVTGKRMGDNFMEGLKDGVLLCELINVLQPGSVKKINHSSQNWHQLENIGNFVRAITEYGLRPHDIFEANDLFENVNHTQVQCTLIALAGMAKSKGFHSKYDLGVKYAEKQHRRFAPEKLREGRNIIGLQMGTNKLASQKGMTSYGTRRHLYDAKIGMDNPLDQSTISLQMGTNKGASQSGMTAPGTRRHIFDKKLELENCDTTTISLQMGTNKVASQQGMTTYGLPRQVYDNKYCTNPTETYYNNGNEVEFDGYNQYSD; this is encoded by the exons atgaCAACACATTTCAGGAGCGGCCCTGCCTTCGGACTTTCTGCCGAGGTCAAGAATAAG CTCGCAGGTAAGTACGACCCGCAAAAGGAGGAGGAGCTTAGGCTGTGGATTCAGGATGTGACTGGCAAGAGGATGGGGGACAACTTCATGGAAGGTCTGAAGGATGGAGTCCTGTTGTGCGA aCTCATTAATGTTCTCCAGCCAGGTTCTGTGAAAAAGATCAATCACTCCAGTCAAAACTGGCACCAG CTGGAAAACATAGGGAATTTCGTCCGTGCGATCACAGAGTACGGCCTGAGGCCACACGACATCTTTGAAGCCAATGATTTGTTTGAGAATGTCAACCACACTCAGGTTCAGTGCACACTCATCGCTCTGGCTGGAATG gcCAAGTCCAAAGGTTTCCACTCCAAGTACGACTTAGGAGTGAAGTACGCTGAGAAGCAGCACCGCCGCTTCGCTCCAGAAAAGCTCAGGGAGGGACGCAACATCATAGGCCTGCAG ATGGGCACCAACAAGCTTGCCAGCCAAAAGGGCATGACCTCTTATGGCACACGACGCCATCTGTATGATGCCAAGATAGGCATGGACAACCCACTGGACCAGTCTACTATCAGCCTACAGATGGGTACCAACAAGGGAGCCAGCCAG TCTGGCATGACAGCTCCAGGAACCAGGAGGCACATCTTTGACAagaagctggagctggagaactgtgacaccaccaccatctctcTGCAGATGGGCACTAACAAAGTGGCCTCCCAGCAGGGCATGACCACCTATGGCCTGCCCCGCCAGGTCTACGACAACAAGTACTGCACCAACCCCACCGAGACCTACTATAACAACGGGAATGAGGTGGAGTTTGATGGCTACAACCAGtactctgattaa